A window of Helicobacter pylori genomic DNA:
TTGAAAGCCACCATTAAGAAAATAAAAAAAAGCAATAAAAAAACTAATGCCGTAACCGAACCCTTGTCTCTTTGGATCTTTAGGAATTGCTCGGGGTTGGAGTGGGGGTCAAGGTTATTATTATCCATAAACGCTCACTTAGAAATGGCGTAGCGTTGGAGAACGCATGGGAGTGTAAATTTTTGATGATAAAATCTATTAAAATCGGATGTAGCAAAAAAAGATCGCTCTTTTAAAGAAAAAAGCCAAGCGATCATTTTAAAAAACGCTACTAAGAGATCAGATCTGCGTTCTTAAAAGCTCTTTGTAAGCACTGATAGCTTTGTTACGCACTTCAAGCATGAGTTTCATGCTCGTTTCAGCCTTCCCTATGGCGATGGCCGCTTGGTGCAAATCTTTGATTTGCCCTGTCGCCATGTCCGCTAGGGCTTTATCAGACTGCTCTTGAGTGCTGTTAAGCTCATTGATAGATTGTTTTAAGAGTTTAGAAAACTCCCCACCTTTTTGTTCTTTAAAGGCACTGCTTGATTCTTCTCTTTGAGTCCTATTGTCCGTGTTAAGCTCAGAGAAAGGACTCAATAAGCTTTTATCATTGTGTATGGCTTGCATAGAACCTCCTTAAGCTCTTTTTAAAAAATTTAACTTTATCAAATATTTTATTCATTTTTGTATTCTACTAATCTTTGGCTAATACTACCTAAATTTCCTTATACTACCATAAATCGCTCTAAATTATTCATGTTTGTAGCATGCCGATTGCATTTTGCGCCATGTTTTTAGCGCTTTGAAAGGCGGCAACATTAGCCTGATAGGCTCTCGTCGCTTCTACCAAGTCCGCCATTTCAACCACCGCATTCACATTGGGGTAAGCCACATAGCCTTGCGCGTTAGCGTCTGGGTGGCTTGGGTCGTATTTCATCAAAGGCTCGCTATCATCGCGCACAATCTTATCCACCACCACGCTTGTGATAGGGATTAAGGGGTTATCGTCGCCTTCATCTAAAGGGTCTTCATAGGGGATAATTTGGTTGTTTTGCACGATTTTTTGATTCAAAATTTCATTGAAATCAAAAGCCTTAAACACCGCTTCTTGCCTCCTATAAGGGCCTCCTTCGCTCGTGCGCGTGGTGTTAGCGTTAGCGATATTAGAAGAAATCAAATTAGCCCTTAGGCGTTGGGCAGACAAGCCATAACCGCTAATATCAAAAGAAGATAAAAACATGTTTTTCCCTTAATTTATAAATTCTTACTAGAATCAATGGCGTAATTCACGATGCCTCGATACTTTTTTAACGCTGAACTCAAGGCTAAATACATGGTAGAGTTTTTACCCATTTCGCTCGTTTCAATGTCTAAATCCACGCTGTTGCCGTCATTTTTAGCCAAATGCCCATCTCTAAAAAAAAGGCTCGCCCCATCATTTATACTATTTTCAAAGTCTAAATGTCTAGGGTTAGTGTGGGCTAAAGGCAAAACTTTACTAGATTGGTTTTCAAAAATTTCTGCTTTTTTCTTCGCTAAAACGCTTTCAAAATCCAAATCCTTTGCCCTGTAAAAGGGGGTATCCACATTAGCGATGTTAGAAGCGATCATATCTTGCCTTAAAGCCCTATAATCTAGCGCTTTATACACCAATCCAAACGCTTTAGAAAAATCCATCAAAACCCCTTTTAAACCCTTTAGACTCTTAAATATGCAAAAATTATTCCAAAACCCGCTCATTGCCTCTAAAGAGTGCAGTTGATTAAAATGTAGCCATAAGCCAATTCACACTTATTATAGTGTAAAATATCTCTAAAACACCTTAAGATAACACCCATTTAAAACCTAAAGTAAGGAAATCCTAATGACTACAGATAGAAACCTGTTTTTTTGCACTTCGCTATTGATCTTTTTAGGGGTGTTGATGAGCTATTCGCTCTCCACTTACACCACAGTAGTGTTGTATCATTATGGGGAATTCCATTTTTTTATACGCCAGCTTGTGAGCGCGATCATAGGGATTGTTGTGATGTGGGGGTTGTCTAGGGTCGATCCTAAAAAATGGTTCAGCCCTTTAGGGTTTTCGCTCCTTTTTATCCCGCCATTACTCATCATTGCCATGCCTGTTTTGCCTGAAAGCCTTTCTAGTAGCGCAGGGGGAGCGAAGCGCTGGATCCGTTTGGGGTTTTTCTCTCTAGCGCCTTTGGAGTTTTTAAAAATTGGTTTTACCTTTTTTCTTGCATGGAGTTTGTCTCGCACCTTTGTAGCCAAAAAAAGGATCAATGTCAAAGAAGAACTCATCACTTTTGTGCCTTATTCGTTTGTGTTTATGGCATTAGCGCTTGGGGTGGGGGTTTTGCAAAATGATTTGGGGCAGATTGTTCTTTTAGGGGCGGTTTTAGTCGTGTTGTTAGTCTTTTCTGGGGGTAGCACGCATTTGGTTGGTTTGA
This region includes:
- a CDS encoding FtsW/RodA/SpoVE family cell cycle protein; amino-acid sequence: MTTDRNLFFCTSLLIFLGVLMSYSLSTYTTVVLYHYGEFHFFIRQLVSAIIGIVVMWGLSRVDPKKWFSPLGFSLLFIPPLLIIAMPVLPESLSSSAGGAKRWIRLGFFSLAPLEFLKIGFTFFLAWSLSRTFVAKKRINVKEELITFVPYSFVFMALALGVGVLQNDLGQIVLLGAVLVVLLVFSGGSTHLVGLIVSGAFAISVLAIVTSAHRILRLKLWWSNLQNSLFTLLPDKLANALKISDLPESYQVFHASNAMHNGGLLGQGLGLGQIKLGFLSEVHTDMVLAGIAEEWGFLGLCVCFILFSILIVLIFRIANRLKEPKYSLFCVGVVLLLGFSLVINAFGVGGIFPVKGLAVPFLSYGGSSLLANCIAIGMVLSLVQYTKS
- the flgB gene encoding flagellar basal body rod protein FlgB, which translates into the protein MSGFWNNFCIFKSLKGLKGVLMDFSKAFGLVYKALDYRALRQDMIASNIANVDTPFYRAKDLDFESVLAKKKAEIFENQSSKVLPLAHTNPRHLDFENSINDGASLFFRDGHLAKNDGNSVDLDIETSEMGKNSTMYLALSSALKKYRGIVNYAIDSSKNL
- the fliE gene encoding flagellar hook-basal body complex protein FliE, which translates into the protein MQAIHNDKSLLSPFSELNTDNRTQREESSSAFKEQKGGEFSKLLKQSINELNSTQEQSDKALADMATGQIKDLHQAAIAIGKAETSMKLMLEVRNKAISAYKELLRTQI
- the flgC gene encoding flagellar basal body rod protein FlgC, translating into MFLSSFDISGYGLSAQRLRANLISSNIANANTTRTSEGGPYRRQEAVFKAFDFNEILNQKIVQNNQIIPYEDPLDEGDDNPLIPITSVVVDKIVRDDSEPLMKYDPSHPDANAQGYVAYPNVNAVVEMADLVEATRAYQANVAAFQSAKNMAQNAIGMLQT
- a CDS encoding transcriptional regulator, with translation MIAWLFSLKERSFFATSDFNRFYHQKFTLPCVLQRYAISK